The Desulfovibrio sp. genome window below encodes:
- a CDS encoding PAS domain S-box protein produces the protein MKSSLRVLILHALEKVSEDLVGILSQAGFSPVYAWVDSHASLETRLSSHDWDVVLAGTHLPGTTMREALATIRSKSPDSPVLLLQDPAAGANDSLPEGLQYLERVGLDDTDHLVQSLRRVLGSSLPEFPASGKDSSLFLQRSFFEQLFENSPQAIAITGNDIEVIEVNRGFEELFGYTPCEVKGRSLSELVVPQDMLDEASDLRNRAFKDGMVQRETVRVRKNGERVHVLVVVSPINAGGIRVGLFWIYTDITARKKTEEALRVAEKRYRGVFQNAVMGIFQATLDLKLTMVNPALADILGCNSTDELLARPDLCELFLDDPEKCGELWSLLEQNGEVSGFEVPTHRQDGQPIWLALSGRIVQGASGSQRFLEGTVENITARKLAEERLRLAEEKFRAIFENAQEGIFQTTPDGRYISTNSALARIYGYDSPTQLIEEITDIGNMLYVRPDKRDEFKEIMARDGRVSGFESRVYRKDGKIIWISEHARLVRGEDGQPLYYEGSVSDITMRKRAEEELRRAEAKYRSIFENSLEGIYQTTPDGRYLSANPALARIFGYSSPEALMEDLGDHAEQLYVDRARREEFRKILSESGQVLDFVSEINRKDGVMVWVSESAWEVRNEDGVLQHYEGQVQDITARKNVEQQLRHQAFHDALTGLPNRILFMDRLEWALRRSQRKHGYRFAVFFLDLDRFKIINDSLGHMAGDALLVEVSARLKQALRPMDTVARFGGDEFAALVDDISGTLDATRVLSRLNDELSRPFKIQGRQMYTSASIGVVLKTWTYERPEHLIRDADIAMYRAKTLGKDRYEIFDPTMHQAATSILQLETDLRLALERKEFLLHYQPIVNMETGRLQGFEALVRWNHPTRGLTPPGEFIPLAEETGLILPIGSWVLKSACSQLALWQKLLPADETLTMSVNLSAKQFMHLDLVHEIRAVLEETGIPPESLKLEITETKVMENAEFASRMLCHLKDLGVKISIDDFGTGYSSLAYLHSFPLDSLKIDRSFVGKMSEGQENADIVGAIVNLAHNLGLEVIAEGVEMHGQWDGLKGLACQYGQGFLFSKPVPCEEAQALLGKDFRPS, from the coding sequence GTGAAATCCAGCCTCCGTGTCCTTATACTCCACGCCCTTGAGAAAGTGTCGGAAGACCTGGTGGGCATCCTGTCGCAAGCGGGTTTTTCTCCTGTCTATGCCTGGGTGGATTCACACGCCTCGCTCGAAACGCGCCTTTCTTCTCACGATTGGGACGTCGTCCTGGCCGGGACGCACCTGCCGGGAACCACGATGAGAGAGGCTCTCGCAACAATTCGCTCCAAGAGTCCGGACTCCCCGGTTCTCTTGCTTCAAGATCCCGCCGCCGGTGCGAACGACTCCCTTCCGGAAGGTCTTCAGTACCTGGAGAGGGTGGGGCTCGACGACACCGATCACCTGGTCCAAAGCCTGCGGCGCGTGCTTGGAAGCAGCCTGCCGGAGTTTCCGGCTTCCGGAAAAGACTCTTCTCTCTTTCTGCAGCGGTCATTTTTTGAACAGCTCTTTGAGAATTCCCCCCAGGCCATCGCCATTACCGGCAATGATATCGAAGTGATAGAGGTGAACCGGGGGTTCGAGGAACTGTTCGGGTACACGCCGTGCGAGGTCAAAGGGCGTTCGCTCTCGGAGTTGGTTGTCCCGCAGGACATGCTGGACGAGGCGAGTGATTTGCGGAACAGGGCGTTCAAGGACGGCATGGTACAGCGCGAAACGGTCCGGGTGCGCAAAAACGGGGAACGGGTCCATGTGCTGGTGGTGGTTAGCCCCATAAATGCCGGCGGTATCCGCGTCGGTCTTTTCTGGATCTATACGGACATCACCGCCCGCAAGAAAACAGAGGAAGCGCTGCGCGTTGCCGAGAAGAGATATCGCGGCGTCTTCCAGAACGCGGTCATGGGCATATTCCAGGCCACGCTCGATTTGAAGCTCACCATGGTCAACCCTGCCCTGGCAGACATTCTGGGCTGCAACTCCACCGACGAACTGCTCGCCCGTCCCGACCTGTGCGAGCTCTTCCTGGACGATCCCGAGAAGTGCGGCGAACTCTGGAGTTTGCTGGAGCAAAACGGTGAAGTGTCCGGTTTCGAAGTGCCGACCCACAGGCAGGACGGGCAGCCCATCTGGCTGGCGCTAAGCGGGAGGATCGTGCAGGGGGCGTCAGGTTCCCAGCGTTTCCTGGAAGGAACGGTGGAGAACATCACCGCCCGCAAACTGGCCGAGGAGCGTCTGCGCCTTGCCGAGGAAAAGTTCAGGGCCATTTTCGAAAACGCGCAGGAAGGCATCTTTCAGACCACTCCGGACGGACGCTACATCTCAACCAACTCCGCTCTGGCCCGCATTTACGGGTACGATTCTCCCACACAGCTCATTGAAGAGATCACGGATATTGGGAACATGCTCTACGTCCGCCCTGACAAGCGTGACGAGTTCAAGGAGATCATGGCGCGCGATGGCCGGGTGTCCGGTTTCGAGTCCCGGGTGTATCGCAAGGACGGCAAGATTATCTGGATCAGCGAGCACGCCCGGCTGGTGCGGGGGGAGGACGGGCAGCCCCTGTACTACGAGGGTTCGGTGAGCGATATCACCATGCGCAAACGGGCCGAAGAGGAACTCAGACGGGCTGAAGCCAAATACCGCTCCATTTTCGAAAATTCCCTGGAAGGCATCTACCAGACCACTCCCGACGGCCGCTACCTCTCGGCCAATCCTGCCTTGGCGCGAATTTTCGGTTACTCCTCGCCCGAGGCGCTCATGGAGGACCTGGGCGATCATGCCGAGCAGCTGTATGTCGATCGGGCCCGCCGGGAAGAATTCAGGAAGATCCTCTCCGAATCCGGGCAGGTGCTGGATTTCGTGTCCGAAATCAACCGCAAAGACGGGGTGATGGTGTGGGTCAGCGAGAGTGCCTGGGAAGTGCGCAACGAGGACGGCGTTCTCCAGCACTACGAAGGCCAGGTCCAGGACATAACCGCTCGTAAAAACGTGGAGCAGCAGCTCAGGCATCAGGCCTTTCACGACGCCCTGACCGGTCTGCCCAACCGGATTCTGTTCATGGACCGGCTGGAATGGGCGCTCAGGCGTTCCCAGCGCAAGCACGGCTACCGGTTCGCGGTCTTTTTCCTGGATCTGGACCGATTCAAGATCATTAACGACAGCCTGGGGCACATGGCCGGGGACGCTCTTTTGGTTGAGGTCTCGGCCCGGCTCAAGCAGGCGCTTCGTCCCATGGACACCGTGGCCAGATTCGGCGGGGATGAATTCGCGGCGCTGGTGGATGACATATCCGGCACATTGGACGCCACTCGGGTGCTCAGCAGGCTAAACGACGAGCTCTCCAGGCCGTTTAAGATCCAAGGCCGCCAGATGTACACTTCCGCCAGCATCGGGGTGGTGCTCAAAACCTGGACCTACGAACGGCCCGAGCACCTCATCCGCGACGCCGACATCGCCATGTACCGGGCCAAGACTTTGGGAAAGGACCGGTACGAAATATTCGACCCGACCATGCATCAGGCTGCCACCTCTATACTGCAGCTGGAGACCGACCTCAGGCTGGCCCTGGAGCGAAAGGAGTTCCTGCTCCATTACCAGCCCATAGTGAACATGGAAACCGGGCGGCTCCAAGGGTTCGAGGCGCTAGTCCGCTGGAACCATCCCACGCGCGGTCTTACCCCTCCCGGCGAGTTCATCCCCCTGGCCGAGGAAACGGGTCTCATCCTGCCCATCGGCAGCTGGGTGCTCAAAAGCGCCTGCAGCCAGCTTGCCCTCTGGCAGAAGCTGCTGCCCGCGGATGAAACCCTGACCATGAGCGTGAATCTCTCCGCCAAACAATTCATGCACCTGGATTTGGTGCATGAAATACGGGCGGTCCTGGAGGAGACAGGCATCCCGCCGGAGTCACTCAAGCTTGAGATAACCGAAACCAAGGTCATGGAGAATGCGGAATTCGCGTCGCGAATGCTCTGCCACCTGAAGGACCTTGGTGTGAAGATAAGTATTGACGATTTCGGGACGGGATATTCGTCTCTCGCCTACCTGCACAGCTTCCCCCTGGACAGCCTGAAGATCGACCGCAGCTTCGTGGGCAAGATGAGCGAAGGCCAGGAGAACGCGGATATCGTCGGGGCCATAGTCAACCTGGCCCATAACCTCGGCCTGGAGGTGATCGCCGAGGGAGTGGAGATGCACGGACAGTGGGACGGCCTCAAGGGGTTGGCCTGCCAGTACGGGCAGGGGTTCCTCTTTTCCAAACCTGTGCCGTGTGAGGAGGCCCAGGCTCTGCTCGGCAAGGATTTCAGGCCCTCCTGA
- a CDS encoding response regulator, giving the protein MDKLKTLLPPVLLFALVMGVTHWHGLTRLHTERERLGAELDVLCSHKAETLEEILSRLLRASEMLATLISQDTLDRRNFDTAATAVRAAFPGVETMGFTSEDAPGPASRKVGSEKHGAASGGESQESVATLSGPFRLHSGQTGFMGRAPVFEEQGRQHRLLGFVTAVMTLETAEKLAGLGTLAEYGYGYGIEVRAGASDNWELLSGEYLRKAMTTVRPLHIKGVTLRLLLGRTEILASLGGYWEGYVGGTAIALSMSVLLFLHLRQAGRIRSQVPLRTAKLNMVNKGLGEEIRKRRQISKGLEPPKEFSRALVKNNGGGLKCGNAKTRGKPGTFSDSNDLQSLSELVEGLSGMRVLIVDDSPFGRHTAREVLGHAEIVATVAESGLLAVEALRREEFDAVLLDIAMPDMDGFETLKAIRELPGGKDLPVIALTGRVSHEDRIRSLEAGMDDHLTKPIDAASLFAALRLASLRRSGEREPAAMDSRHALALLMGNRELYARLLTGFLREYEESGQLMDELITSGATGDAVVLAHSIKGLAANLGGEKLSRASLELESALRESDTTRIPPALEAFKHAVREFSLHAQQTAEEMTRAI; this is encoded by the coding sequence ATGGACAAACTAAAAACACTCCTGCCTCCCGTTCTTCTCTTTGCGCTGGTCATGGGGGTAACCCATTGGCATGGCCTCACACGGTTGCACACGGAGCGCGAAAGGCTCGGCGCCGAACTGGATGTCCTCTGTTCCCACAAGGCCGAGACCTTGGAGGAAATCCTCTCCCGGCTGTTGCGCGCATCTGAAATGCTGGCCACATTGATAAGCCAGGACACGCTGGACAGACGCAATTTCGACACAGCCGCCACGGCTGTCCGGGCGGCGTTTCCCGGGGTTGAAACCATGGGGTTCACGTCGGAGGATGCGCCTGGACCCGCCTCCCGAAAGGTTGGGTCCGAGAAACACGGGGCTGCAAGTGGCGGTGAGAGCCAGGAATCCGTCGCAACGCTCTCGGGGCCTTTTAGGCTGCACTCTGGCCAGACCGGATTCATGGGCAGGGCCCCGGTTTTTGAGGAACAGGGGAGGCAACACCGTCTCTTGGGTTTCGTAACAGCGGTGATGACTCTTGAAACGGCAGAGAAGCTTGCTGGGCTTGGAACCCTGGCGGAATATGGCTACGGCTATGGAATCGAGGTGCGGGCAGGGGCATCGGATAATTGGGAACTGCTGTCCGGAGAGTATTTACGGAAGGCGATGACCACTGTCCGTCCGTTGCACATCAAGGGAGTTACACTGCGTCTGCTCCTTGGCAGGACTGAAATCTTGGCGAGCCTTGGAGGATACTGGGAAGGGTATGTTGGGGGCACGGCCATTGCCCTTTCCATGTCGGTGCTACTTTTCTTGCACTTGCGTCAAGCTGGTCGAATACGGTCGCAGGTGCCGTTGCGTACCGCAAAGCTTAATATGGTCAACAAAGGCCTCGGAGAGGAAATCCGTAAGCGAAGGCAAATTTCCAAGGGGCTTGAACCTCCCAAAGAGTTCAGCCGGGCATTGGTAAAGAACAACGGCGGTGGGCTTAAATGCGGGAATGCCAAAACACGGGGGAAACCGGGGACGTTTTCCGATAGCAACGACCTCCAGAGCCTGTCAGAACTGGTAGAGGGGCTTTCCGGCATGCGAGTGCTCATAGTGGACGACAGCCCCTTCGGTCGCCACACGGCAAGAGAAGTGCTCGGGCATGCGGAAATTGTAGCGACCGTGGCCGAGAGCGGACTTCTGGCCGTGGAGGCGCTCCGGCGTGAAGAGTTCGACGCTGTCTTGCTTGATATTGCCATGCCGGACATGGATGGGTTTGAAACTTTGAAGGCCATCCGTGAACTGCCGGGTGGCAAGGATCTGCCTGTCATCGCGCTCACCGGGCGCGTCTCCCACGAAGACAGAATCCGTTCGCTGGAAGCGGGAATGGACGACCATCTCACCAAGCCGATTGACGCTGCTTCACTGTTCGCCGCCTTGCGGCTTGCCTCCCTCCGGCGCAGTGGCGAGCGGGAACCGGCCGCCATGGATTCCCGGCATGCACTGGCCCTGCTTATGGGCAACCGGGAACTCTATGCCCGCCTGCTCACGGGGTTCCTGCGGGAGTATGAGGAGTCCGGGCAGCTCATGGACGAACTCATCACATCCGGGGCGACCGGTGACGCTGTTGTTCTGGCCCATTCCATCAAGGGGCTGGCGGCGAACCTTGGGGGAGAAAAGCTCAGCCGGGCTTCACTGGAGCTTGAATCCGCGCTCCGCGAGTCCGATACCACTCGAATTCCCCCTGCGCTCGAGGCCTTCAAGCATGCGGTGCGTGAGTTTTCCCTCCATGCGCAACAGACAGCGGAGGAAATGACAAGGGCAATATAA
- a CDS encoding sulfite exporter TauE/SafE family protein, with amino-acid sequence MTVEFWGQEFKVNIIVGCIGAFILAIVASMFGFGGGPFMVPLMTVVLGLPMYLVVGSSLLAIAFNTLMSSVRHYQFGNFDLTFFLIMFPAAILGGFIAPQIAKRISPLMVKRVAVVGLTLLGLSLLGVY; translated from the coding sequence ATCACAGTGGAATTCTGGGGCCAGGAGTTCAAGGTCAATATCATCGTCGGTTGCATCGGAGCGTTCATTCTGGCCATCGTGGCCTCCATGTTCGGTTTCGGCGGCGGTCCCTTCATGGTGCCGCTCATGACCGTTGTCCTGGGCCTGCCCATGTATCTGGTGGTGGGAAGTTCGCTTCTGGCCATCGCGTTCAACACTCTCATGAGTTCCGTACGCCATTACCAGTTCGGCAATTTCGATCTCACCTTCTTCCTCATCATGTTCCCGGCGGCCATCCTGGGCGGCTTCATCGCCCCCCAGATCGCCAAGCGCATTAGCCCCTTGATGGTGAAGCGCGTGGCCGTGGTGGGGCTCACCCTGCTGGGCCTTTCCCTGTTGGGCGTGTATTAG